One genomic region from Kineobactrum salinum encodes:
- a CDS encoding HAD-IIB family hydrolase, translating into MNSLLLVFSDLDGSLLDHYSYNFEAAREQLEVLRQAAVPLILASSKTRAEIEPLRAALGNGHPFIVENGAAVFIPEGYFAEPPADTVPADGYRVRQWALPRAHWLQLLARLEGEYGGEFTSFHAAGSDGIQALTGLDATAAARANQRDFSEPVRWLGDAPRKAAFIAELQAAGATVQQGGRFLAVAGDCDKGRALRWLRDLYAAREPARDVHDIAIGDSANDCPMLEVAETALLIRSPVHAFPALQRSEGIWHSSACGPAGWAEGIDRWLQRYHIATKE; encoded by the coding sequence TTGAATAGCCTGCTGTTGGTGTTCAGCGATCTCGACGGTTCGCTGCTGGACCACTACAGCTACAATTTCGAAGCCGCCCGCGAACAGCTCGAAGTGCTGCGGCAGGCGGCCGTTCCGCTGATCCTGGCCAGCAGCAAGACCCGCGCTGAAATCGAACCCCTGCGCGCAGCCCTGGGCAACGGCCATCCCTTTATCGTCGAAAACGGCGCGGCAGTCTTCATCCCGGAGGGCTACTTTGCCGAGCCGCCAGCGGACACCGTCCCTGCAGACGGCTACCGGGTCCGCCAATGGGCGCTGCCGAGGGCTCACTGGCTGCAACTGCTGGCCCGGCTGGAGGGCGAGTACGGTGGCGAGTTCACCAGCTTTCACGCTGCCGGCAGCGATGGCATCCAGGCCCTGACGGGGCTGGACGCCACCGCCGCCGCGCGTGCCAACCAGCGCGACTTCAGTGAGCCTGTGCGCTGGCTGGGTGACGCACCCCGCAAGGCCGCCTTTATCGCCGAATTGCAGGCGGCGGGGGCGACGGTGCAGCAGGGGGGCCGCTTTCTCGCGGTGGCGGGCGATTGCGACAAGGGCCGGGCGCTGCGCTGGCTGCGCGACCTCTATGCTGCGCGGGAACCGGCACGGGATGTGCATGACATTGCAATCGGTGACAGCGCCAACGACTGTCCCATGCTGGAGGTGGCGGAGACGGCCCTGCTGATCCGCTCACCGGTGCACGCGTTTCCCGCGCTGCAGCGCAGCGAGGGAATATGGCACAGTAGTGCCTGCGGGCCGGCGGGCTGGGCCGAGGGAATTGATCGCTGGCTGCAGCGCTACCACATCGCAACCAAGGAGTGA
- a CDS encoding glycosyltransferase family protein, with protein MGDFYQNGIITTLHNLSHRPLPELEQELLRFSRSRPMGLILPSLFSELEGEALPAIVEHLREVPYLTEIVIGLDRADEAQYRQALEFFGRLPQHHRVLWNDGPRLRALDAELQAQDLAPREQGKGRNVWYCMGYTLASDRAESVALHDCDITTYDRAMLARLIYPVANPQFNYEFCKGYYARVADGKINGRVSRLLVTPLLRALKKTLGEMEYLDYMDSFRYPLAGEFSFRRDVLTDIRIPSDWGLEIGVLSEVYRNYANNRLCQADIADVYDHKHQDMSVDDDSQGLSKMSVDIAKALFRKLATRGVTFNSETFRSLKATYYRIALDFVETYHNDAVMNGLSLDIHSEERAVEMFAQNIMTAGEAFLVNPMERPFIPSWSRVVSAIPDVLERLLDAVEQDNKEYGPRA; from the coding sequence ATGGGCGATTTTTACCAGAATGGCATCATCACTACCCTGCACAACCTGTCGCATCGCCCGCTGCCGGAACTGGAGCAGGAACTGCTGCGCTTTTCCCGCAGCCGGCCGATGGGCCTGATTCTGCCCTCGCTATTTTCCGAACTGGAGGGCGAGGCATTGCCGGCAATTGTGGAACATCTGCGGGAGGTGCCCTATCTCACGGAAATCGTCATCGGCCTGGACCGCGCCGATGAGGCGCAGTATCGCCAGGCGCTGGAGTTTTTTGGCCGTCTGCCGCAGCATCACCGGGTGCTGTGGAATGACGGCCCACGCCTGCGGGCACTGGATGCCGAACTGCAGGCCCAGGACCTCGCGCCCCGCGAGCAGGGCAAGGGCCGCAACGTCTGGTACTGCATGGGCTACACCCTGGCCTCGGACCGCGCCGAATCGGTGGCCCTGCACGACTGCGATATCACCACCTATGATCGGGCCATGCTGGCGCGCCTGATCTATCCGGTGGCCAACCCCCAGTTCAACTATGAATTCTGCAAGGGCTACTACGCCCGGGTCGCTGACGGCAAGATCAACGGCCGCGTCAGCCGGCTGCTGGTCACGCCCCTGTTGCGGGCGCTGAAAAAGACCCTGGGCGAGATGGAGTATCTCGACTATATGGACAGTTTCCGTTATCCGCTGGCGGGCGAATTCTCCTTTCGCCGCGATGTCCTGACCGATATCCGTATACCCAGCGACTGGGGCCTGGAGATCGGTGTGCTGTCGGAGGTGTATCGCAACTATGCCAACAACCGCCTGTGCCAGGCGGATATTGCCGATGTCTACGACCACAAGCACCAGGACATGTCGGTCGACGACGACAGCCAGGGGCTGTCGAAAATGTCCGTGGATATCGCCAAGGCCCTGTTTCGCAAGCTGGCGACCCGGGGGGTTACCTTCAACAGCGAGACCTTCCGCTCGCTGAAGGCCACCTACTACCGGATTGCGCTGGACTTTGTGGAAACCTACCACAACGATGCCGTGATGAACGGCCTCAGCCTGGATATTCACAGTGAGGAGCGGGCGGTCGAAATGTTCGCCCAGAACATCATGACCGCCGGCGAGGCCTTCCTCGTCAACCCGATGGAGCGACCGTTCATTCCCAGCTGGAGCCGGGTGGTGAGTGCCATTCCCGACGTTCTGGAACGCCTGCTGGACGCGGTTGAACAGGACAATAAAGAGTATGGTCCAAGAGCTTGA
- a CDS encoding alpha-amylase family glycosyl hydrolase, whose product MVQELDGMTAQEQRLERLRDRVEQHVQSIYHDNPLHADLGGLTDQLLALMRLDGTVAMPRQYANHWSERDAIVITYGDSLLAEGEKPLATLKRFLDQHTAGLVSGVHILPFYPWSSDDGFAVLDYSSVNEALGDWQHIGAIAAEYDLMADLVINHCSSRSLWFENFLKDQDPGRDYFVTASPDMDLSAVVRPRTSPLLWEVKTARGTQWVWCTFSHDQVDLDFRNPEVLKQFVSIIRHYLDNGVRLFRLDAIAFLWKIPDTSCLNLEETHEIVRLLRTLVEHARPDALLITETNIPNRENLSYFGNANEAHCVYNFSLPPLLLNTLVTGDCAYLKQWVMSMPPAQNGTTYFNFLASHDGIGLRPAEGLLSDEELGVLIATMQGFGGHVSFRALEDGQSRPYEINIALFDALQGTVRGKDELGMERFICAHAIMLALEGIPGIYLHSLLGTRNDYERVKHTGHSRAINRHQWRMPELETALADPHSSHGQVLARLKELLAVRRRQAAFHPNATQFTLHLGGAVFGFWRQSMDRRQSIFCISNISDLPQQLNLLDINLIEHHQWMDLISGEHYTSRDQQLTLAPYQSLWITNLPDHAAP is encoded by the coding sequence ATGGTCCAAGAGCTTGACGGCATGACCGCGCAGGAGCAAAGACTGGAGCGCCTGCGCGACCGGGTGGAGCAGCACGTGCAGTCCATCTACCACGACAATCCGCTGCACGCGGACCTCGGCGGCCTGACAGACCAGCTGCTGGCCCTGATGCGGCTCGACGGGACTGTCGCGATGCCGCGGCAGTACGCCAACCACTGGAGTGAGCGGGATGCCATCGTCATCACCTACGGCGACTCACTGTTGGCGGAAGGGGAAAAACCGCTGGCCACCCTGAAACGTTTTCTCGACCAGCATACCGCCGGCCTGGTCAGCGGCGTGCACATCCTGCCGTTCTACCCCTGGAGTTCCGACGATGGTTTCGCGGTGCTGGACTATTCCAGCGTCAACGAGGCACTGGGAGACTGGCAGCACATCGGCGCCATTGCCGCCGAATACGACCTGATGGCCGATCTTGTGATCAACCACTGTTCCAGCCGCAGCCTGTGGTTCGAGAACTTCCTCAAGGACCAGGATCCGGGCCGGGACTACTTCGTCACGGCCTCCCCGGATATGGACCTCAGTGCCGTGGTGCGGCCCCGGACCTCGCCGCTGCTGTGGGAGGTCAAGACCGCGCGCGGCACCCAATGGGTCTGGTGCACCTTCAGTCACGACCAGGTGGATCTGGACTTTCGCAACCCGGAGGTGCTCAAGCAGTTTGTCTCCATCATCCGCCATTACCTGGACAACGGTGTCCGCCTGTTCCGGCTCGACGCGATTGCGTTTCTGTGGAAGATCCCCGACACCAGCTGCCTCAACCTGGAGGAGACCCACGAAATCGTGCGTCTGCTGCGCACCCTTGTGGAACACGCCCGGCCCGACGCACTGCTGATTACCGAGACCAATATTCCCAACCGGGAAAACCTGTCCTATTTCGGCAATGCCAACGAGGCCCACTGTGTCTATAACTTCTCGCTGCCGCCGCTGTTGCTGAACACACTGGTCACCGGCGATTGCGCCTACCTGAAGCAGTGGGTGATGAGCATGCCGCCGGCCCAGAATGGCACCACCTATTTCAACTTCCTGGCGTCCCACGACGGCATCGGCCTGCGCCCGGCGGAGGGGCTGTTGTCGGACGAGGAACTGGGCGTGCTGATTGCCACCATGCAGGGTTTTGGCGGCCATGTCTCATTCCGCGCGCTGGAGGATGGCCAGAGCCGCCCCTATGAAATCAATATCGCGCTGTTCGACGCGCTGCAGGGTACCGTCCGGGGCAAGGACGAACTGGGGATGGAGCGCTTCATCTGTGCCCACGCGATCATGCTGGCACTGGAGGGTATTCCCGGCATTTATCTGCACAGCCTGCTGGGCACCCGCAACGACTACGAGCGGGTAAAACACACCGGCCACAGTCGCGCCATCAACCGTCATCAATGGCGCATGCCCGAGTTGGAGACGGCGCTCGCGGACCCGCACAGCAGCCACGGCCAGGTGCTGGCCAGACTGAAGGAACTGCTCGCGGTGCGCCGCCGGCAGGCTGCCTTCCACCCCAATGCCACCCAGTTCACCCTGCACCTGGGTGGCGCCGTGTTCGGCTTCTGGCGCCAGAGCATGGACCGGCGCCAGAGCATCTTCTGCATCAGCAATATCAGTGACTTGCCGCAGCAGCTCAACCTGCTGGACATCAACCTGATAGAACATCACCAGTGGATGGACCTGATCAGCGGCGAGCACTACACCAGCCGCGATCAGCAGCTCACCCTGGCGCCCTACCAGTCGCTGTGGATCACCAACCTGCCGGACCACGCCGCCCCCTGA
- the miaE gene encoding tRNA-(ms[2]io[6]A)-hydroxylase, with product MSNSPLRYATPAAWTDVVLADFDSFLQDHAAAEKKASGMAISMLCHYPDRIELVSAMADLAVEELTHYREVVKWIHQRGGLTAADQKDPYVLAFRESIRRGKEAYLLDRLLTASIIEARGAERFALVAEALPPSPLQRFYQSIARSEERHYSLFLELAGLYFSADDIDQRWSQLLDREAQIVAALPLRPALH from the coding sequence ATGTCCAACTCGCCCCTGCGCTACGCCACCCCCGCCGCCTGGACCGACGTCGTATTGGCGGACTTCGACAGCTTCCTGCAGGACCATGCGGCGGCCGAGAAAAAAGCCTCGGGCATGGCCATTTCAATGCTGTGCCACTACCCCGACCGGATCGAACTGGTGAGCGCAATGGCCGACCTGGCAGTGGAGGAGCTGACCCATTACCGCGAGGTCGTGAAGTGGATCCACCAGCGAGGCGGCCTGACCGCGGCAGACCAGAAAGACCCTTATGTGCTGGCCTTTCGCGAGAGCATCCGCCGCGGCAAGGAGGCCTACCTGCTGGATCGCCTGCTCACGGCCAGCATCATCGAGGCCCGCGGCGCGGAACGTTTTGCCCTGGTTGCAGAGGCGTTGCCGCCGTCGCCATTACAGCGCTTCTACCAGTCCATCGCCCGCTCGGAGGAACGGCACTACAGCCTGTTTCTCGAACTGGCGGGGCTGTACTTCAGCGCCGATGACATCGACCAGCGCTGGAGCCAGCTGCTGGACCGGGAAGCGCAGATCGTCGCAGCGCTGCCGCTGCGCCCGGCACTGCATTAG
- the fabV gene encoding enoyl-ACP reductase FabV, whose product MIIKPRVRGFLCTTTHPVGCEANVSRQIAHVRSNGPLDNGPKRVLVIGASTGYGLASRITAAFGAGAATLGIFFEKEGTETKPGTAGWYNSAAFHKFAEAEGLYAKSINGDAFSDEVKQKTIATIREDLGQVDLVVYSLASPRRLHPVTGVVHTSTLKPIGNDTVQKGVNTDKQEVQDFHLPAASQEEIDNTVAVMGGEDWQFWIEALDEAGVLAEGAKTTAYTYIGEKMTWDIYWHGTIGAAKQDLDRRVVAIRERLARHGGDARVSVLKAVVTQASAAIPAMPIYLAILFKVMKERGVHEGCIEQVDGLFRNSLYNPAPALDAEGRLRADQKELDPAVQDAVAEKWQQIDTDNLHQLSDFDGYRREFLQLFGFEVEGVDYEADVNPLVPISNLV is encoded by the coding sequence ATGATCATCAAGCCTCGCGTTCGCGGTTTTCTCTGTACCACCACCCATCCCGTAGGTTGTGAAGCCAACGTCAGCAGGCAGATTGCCCACGTCCGGAGCAATGGACCCCTGGACAACGGTCCCAAGCGGGTGCTGGTGATCGGGGCTTCCACCGGCTACGGGCTGGCCTCGCGAATCACTGCGGCTTTTGGCGCGGGGGCCGCCACCCTTGGCATTTTCTTTGAGAAGGAGGGTACCGAAACCAAGCCCGGCACCGCGGGCTGGTATAACAGCGCGGCCTTCCACAAGTTCGCGGAGGCCGAGGGCCTGTATGCAAAGAGCATCAACGGCGATGCCTTCAGCGACGAGGTCAAGCAAAAGACCATAGCCACCATCCGCGAGGACCTGGGCCAGGTGGATCTCGTGGTCTACAGCCTGGCCTCGCCGCGGCGCCTGCACCCGGTCACCGGTGTGGTTCACACCTCCACCCTGAAGCCGATTGGCAATGACACCGTGCAGAAAGGAGTCAATACCGACAAGCAGGAAGTGCAGGACTTCCACCTGCCAGCCGCCAGCCAGGAGGAGATCGACAACACCGTCGCGGTGATGGGCGGCGAGGACTGGCAGTTCTGGATCGAGGCGCTGGATGAAGCGGGGGTGCTGGCGGAAGGTGCCAAGACTACCGCCTATACCTATATAGGCGAAAAGATGACCTGGGACATCTACTGGCACGGCACCATCGGCGCCGCCAAGCAGGACCTGGACCGGCGCGTGGTCGCCATTCGCGAGCGCCTGGCCCGGCACGGCGGCGATGCCCGGGTGTCGGTATTGAAGGCGGTGGTCACCCAGGCCAGCGCCGCCATTCCGGCGATGCCGATCTATCTGGCCATCCTGTTCAAGGTGATGAAGGAGCGCGGCGTGCACGAGGGCTGTATCGAGCAGGTCGATGGCCTGTTCCGGAATTCGCTCTACAACCCTGCGCCGGCGCTGGATGCGGAGGGCCGCCTGCGCGCCGACCAGAAGGAACTCGACCCCGCGGTGCAGGACGCGGTGGCAGAGAAATGGCAGCAGATCGACACCGACAACCTGCACCAACTGTCGGATTTTGACGGCTACCGGCGGGAATTCCTGCAGCTGTTTGGCTTTGAGGTGGAGGGCGTCGACTACGAGGCCGATGTGAATCCGCTGGTACCCATCAGCAACCTGGTCTGA
- a CDS encoding MBL fold metallo-hydrolase gives MLEHDIPFTLSSRVRRLVAPNPGMMTGPGTNTYLLGSEAVAVLDPGPAIPAHIDAILAAGAGNIRWIVCTHTHPDHSPAWLALAEATGAEVIGALPANDRFQDDTFQPTVELEDQWLLQAPEFSLRAIHTPGHVSNHYCFLLEQEGMLFAGDHIMNGSTVVIVPPGGDMKAYIDSLQRLLDYPLQSIAPGHGELIPEPREVVAALVAHRLKREHKTAAALARLGPATLESLVQDVYDDVDSSRHEWAKLSLSAHLIKLQQEGRARYCEPEALWEAVPASR, from the coding sequence GTGCTGGAACACGACATTCCCTTTACCCTGAGCAGCCGCGTGCGGCGGCTGGTGGCGCCCAATCCGGGCATGATGACCGGTCCCGGCACCAATACCTATCTGCTGGGCAGCGAGGCGGTGGCAGTGCTGGATCCCGGCCCCGCGATACCGGCCCATATCGATGCAATCCTCGCCGCCGGCGCTGGCAATATCCGATGGATAGTGTGCACTCACACTCACCCTGACCACTCGCCGGCCTGGCTGGCGCTTGCGGAGGCCACCGGTGCCGAGGTGATCGGAGCGCTGCCTGCGAACGACCGTTTCCAGGATGACACCTTCCAGCCGACGGTGGAATTGGAGGACCAGTGGCTGCTGCAAGCCCCCGAGTTCTCGCTGCGCGCAATCCATACCCCGGGCCATGTCAGCAACCACTACTGTTTCCTGCTGGAACAGGAAGGCATGCTGTTTGCCGGCGACCACATCATGAACGGCTCCACGGTGGTGATTGTGCCGCCGGGGGGCGACATGAAAGCCTATATCGACTCATTGCAGCGGCTGCTGGACTACCCGCTGCAGAGTATCGCCCCGGGCCACGGCGAGCTGATCCCTGAGCCGCGCGAAGTCGTCGCGGCGTTGGTAGCACACCGGCTGAAGCGAGAGCACAAGACAGCGGCAGCCCTCGCCCGGCTGGGGCCGGCGACGCTCGAGTCGCTGGTGCAGGATGTCTATGATGACGTCGATTCATCCCGGCACGAGTGGGCCAAGCTGTCCCTGAGTGCGCATCTCATCAAACTGCAGCAGGAGGGCCGGGCCCGCTATTGCGAGCCAGAAGCGCTGTGGGAGGCCGTGCCGGCCAGCCGCTGA
- a CDS encoding long-chain-fatty-acid--CoA ligase — translation MQGLMMDMPLTITSIIRHAERVNGSAEIVSVTRDNPRHRYTYREAFARTRQLGSALDTLQLERGDRIGTLAWNDYRHLETYYASACSGYVCHTINPRLFPEQLIYIINHAEDRYIFLDPDFMPLAEKIAEQCPGVKSWVVLTDEAHMPATSLDNVTCYETLVAGGSNDFDWPELDERDACALCYTSGTTGNPKGVLYSHRSTMLHAYATMMPDAMGLSSSDVVMPIVPMFHVNAWGNPYSCPMAGSKIVFPGNKMGDGATLTSLINEEGVTLSAGVPTVWLALLGHLKNTGETLDSLRQIIVGGAACPLSIAEDFDRHGVETRVGWGMTEMSPLGSVNASADQKERYSPEQYRKLRLKAGRPIFGVEMKIVDDDGQELPWDGEAFGSLKVRGPWICSRYFKSEPGEAHAEEGWFETGDVATIDPEGYMAITDRTKDVIKSGGEWISSIDVENIAMGHPKVAEAAVIGHYHPKWSERPLLIVVRDPAGQDLDAAEILAWFDGKVATWWKPDAVEFVDALPHGATGKVQKVALREQFKDYSFPA, via the coding sequence ATGCAAGGCCTGATGATGGACATGCCGCTGACGATCACTTCGATTATCCGCCACGCCGAGCGCGTCAACGGCAGCGCCGAGATTGTTTCCGTCACCCGTGACAACCCCCGCCACCGCTACACCTATCGCGAAGCGTTTGCCCGCACCCGGCAGCTCGGCAGTGCCCTGGACACGCTGCAACTTGAGCGCGGCGACCGCATAGGCACGCTGGCGTGGAATGACTATCGCCATCTGGAAACCTATTACGCCTCAGCCTGCAGCGGTTATGTCTGCCATACCATCAACCCGCGCCTGTTTCCCGAACAGCTGATCTATATCATCAACCACGCCGAGGACCGCTACATTTTCCTGGACCCGGACTTCATGCCGCTGGCGGAAAAAATCGCCGAGCAGTGCCCCGGAGTGAAGTCCTGGGTGGTGCTCACTGACGAGGCCCATATGCCGGCCACCTCCCTGGACAACGTTACTTGCTACGAAACCCTGGTGGCCGGCGGCAGCAACGATTTCGACTGGCCCGAACTGGACGAGCGCGATGCCTGTGCGCTGTGCTACACCTCGGGCACCACCGGCAACCCCAAGGGCGTACTCTATTCCCACCGTTCCACGATGCTGCATGCCTACGCGACGATGATGCCGGACGCGATGGGGCTGTCCAGCAGTGATGTGGTGATGCCGATCGTGCCGATGTTTCACGTCAACGCCTGGGGTAACCCCTACTCCTGCCCGATGGCGGGCTCCAAGATCGTGTTTCCGGGCAACAAGATGGGTGATGGCGCGACCCTGACCAGCCTGATAAATGAGGAGGGCGTTACCCTTTCCGCCGGGGTGCCCACGGTGTGGCTGGCCTTGCTGGGGCACCTGAAAAACACGGGCGAAACACTGGATTCACTGCGCCAGATCATCGTGGGTGGCGCCGCCTGCCCGCTGTCCATTGCCGAGGATTTTGACCGCCATGGGGTGGAGACCCGGGTCGGTTGGGGCATGACCGAGATGAGTCCGCTGGGCAGCGTCAACGCCAGTGCCGACCAGAAGGAACGCTACAGCCCCGAGCAATACCGCAAACTGCGGCTGAAGGCGGGGCGGCCCATTTTTGGTGTGGAGATGAAGATTGTTGACGACGACGGCCAGGAGCTGCCCTGGGACGGTGAGGCCTTCGGCTCGCTGAAGGTGCGCGGTCCCTGGATATGCTCCCGCTATTTCAAGAGCGAACCGGGTGAAGCGCATGCCGAAGAGGGCTGGTTCGAAACCGGGGACGTCGCCACCATCGACCCCGAGGGCTATATGGCGATCACCGACCGGACCAAGGATGTGATCAAGTCTGGTGGTGAATGGATCTCCTCGATCGATGTCGAGAACATCGCGATGGGCCACCCGAAGGTGGCCGAAGCGGCAGTGATCGGCCACTACCACCCGAAATGGAGCGAGCGTCCGCTATTGATTGTGGTGCGCGATCCGGCGGGGCAGGACCTGGATGCCGCGGAAATACTGGCCTGGTTCGACGGCAAGGTGGCCACCTGGTGGAAGCCGGATGCGGTGGAGTTTGTGGACGCTCTGCCCCATGGCGCTACCGGCAAGGTACAGAAGGTGGCCCTGCGGGAACAGTTCAAGGACTACAGCTTCCCGGCCTGA
- a CDS encoding CoA transferase subunit A → MDKQYSLREAVAQIEDGMTVGIGGWGARRKPMALLREILRSELKDLTVVACGGAELGMLCATGKVRKLVFAFVPPDSIPLGPCFRQILRSGAIEVMEIDEGMLQLGLRAAAWGLPFMPTGAGLGTDVLTRNPQIKLVDSPYDDKEWVAMPALQLDVSLLHVDRADARGVCQIAGPDHYLDDGFARAATRTIVSCEELVASDFFHDPARARQVFWERSATSVVVEAPGGAHPGSCNPQYGADLRHFGTCVAAAEDGGMVGYLQQYLGADEAEYQHNVGGLDAIRALELPTC, encoded by the coding sequence ATGGACAAGCAATACAGTCTCCGCGAAGCGGTGGCACAGATAGAAGACGGCATGACCGTCGGTATTGGGGGCTGGGGGGCCCGGCGCAAGCCGATGGCACTGCTGCGCGAGATTCTGCGCTCGGAGCTGAAGGACCTGACGGTAGTTGCCTGCGGTGGTGCGGAGCTGGGCATGCTGTGTGCCACTGGCAAGGTCCGGAAGCTGGTATTCGCCTTCGTGCCGCCGGATTCCATACCGCTGGGCCCCTGCTTCCGCCAGATCCTGCGAAGCGGCGCGATCGAGGTCATGGAGATTGACGAGGGCATGCTGCAGCTGGGCTTGCGCGCGGCGGCCTGGGGCCTGCCCTTTATGCCCACCGGGGCGGGGCTGGGCACCGATGTGCTCACCCGCAATCCGCAGATCAAGCTGGTCGACAGCCCCTATGACGACAAGGAGTGGGTCGCCATGCCGGCGCTGCAGCTGGATGTCTCGCTGCTGCACGTCGACCGGGCCGACGCTCGCGGAGTCTGCCAGATCGCCGGCCCCGACCATTACCTGGACGATGGCTTTGCCCGCGCTGCGACCCGCACCATCGTGTCCTGTGAGGAGCTGGTGGCCAGCGATTTCTTCCACGATCCGGCCCGGGCCCGGCAGGTGTTCTGGGAACGCTCCGCTACCAGCGTGGTGGTCGAGGCGCCAGGCGGCGCCCACCCCGGCTCCTGTAATCCGCAGTACGGCGCTGACCTGCGGCATTTCGGGACCTGCGTGGCCGCGGCCGAGGACGGCGGCATGGTGGGCTACCTGCAGCAATACCTGGGCGCCGACGAGGCCGAATACCAGCACAACGTGGGTGGTCTCGATGCCATCAGGGCGCTCGAACTGCCCACTTGTTGA
- a CDS encoding ketoacid CoA transferase, whose product MSDAATGYTLAELCIVAAAEAFRHDGEILAAGSGVIPRLAASLAMKTFNPDLMITDAGAFLLGEPCPIGQRPADFHQANETWLGLSRACDTFWSRKCHTILEPSQLDRFGQANSSAQYGGLRQTGAMLAEPRGFPGLSISSPRSFFVAGHTTRAFPPGECDYVSYPGFNPARLARGHSLEDIDIRRVVTDLCVMDFGGPDNQLRLLTLHPGVTVQQVQDNTGFPIAVAGTVPATAPPTAAQLAIIAALDPHQLRATVIADNPPGEPAGQL is encoded by the coding sequence ATGTCTGATGCAGCAACCGGCTATACCCTGGCGGAACTGTGCATTGTGGCTGCCGCCGAGGCCTTCCGTCACGACGGCGAGATCCTGGCGGCCGGCAGCGGGGTGATACCGCGCCTGGCCGCCAGCCTCGCGATGAAGACCTTCAATCCGGACCTGATGATCACCGATGCCGGGGCCTTCCTGCTGGGCGAACCCTGCCCCATCGGCCAGCGACCGGCGGATTTTCACCAGGCCAATGAGACCTGGCTGGGACTTTCGCGGGCCTGCGACACGTTCTGGAGCCGCAAGTGCCACACGATACTGGAGCCGAGCCAGCTCGACCGTTTCGGCCAGGCCAACAGTTCCGCGCAGTACGGCGGCCTCCGGCAAACCGGGGCGATGCTGGCGGAGCCCCGCGGTTTCCCCGGCCTCTCGATTTCCAGCCCCCGCAGCTTTTTTGTCGCGGGCCATACTACCCGGGCTTTTCCTCCCGGGGAGTGCGACTACGTATCCTATCCCGGCTTCAATCCGGCGCGGCTGGCCAGGGGACACTCGCTGGAGGACATCGATATCCGCCGGGTGGTGACCGACCTGTGCGTGATGGATTTCGGCGGCCCCGACAACCAGCTGCGGCTGCTGACCCTGCACCCGGGGGTTACCGTCCAGCAGGTACAGGACAACACGGGCTTTCCGATTGCCGTGGCAGGCACGGTGCCCGCCACAGCGCCGCCGACGGCGGCCCAGCTGGCCATCATTGCGGCCCTGGATCCGCACCAGCTGCGCGCCACCGTGATCGCCGATAACCCGCCCGGCGAGCCTGCCGGCCAGCTCTGA